TTTGGAGCAGAAGCCGGTGGTTCTTACAAGCCAGGTTGTCAGGCTTTATTTCTATCGGTTGATTGAGCAGTTTTATCCCAATGTATATGTCCTTTCCTTTAATGAGATTGCAAATAATATTCAGATTCAGGCAATCGGGAATATTACCCTTTGACCGGATTTTGTTACAGAAAGGCAGTGTTAGTCGGAATGGAACAGGATTTAAGCCAATATACCAATGAAGATTTATTAATTAAATACAAGAGAACAAAAGACATCAGGGTCAAGCATGAACTGGTGATGCGGTATATAAATATGGTCAGGAACATATCTCTCCAGATGCGGGACGTATATTTAAGTTTTGCACAGGTGGAGGATATTGTCAATGAAGGCGTATTGACGATTATGAGCGGAATCGAAAAGTTTGATCCGGAATTAAACGTAAAGTTTGAAACATACATTTCCAAGCGGATTCGTGGAATGGTTATTGATATGGCGAGAAAGCAGGATTGGATTCCCAGAAGCGTAAGAAAAAACGCGAAAATGATGGATAATGCGGTAGTAGAATTGTGCAACCGTCTGGGCCGTTTTCCTACTTCAAAGGAAACAGCGGATTATATGGACATCACCATGGAAAAATACCAGGAGACTCTTGGCAAGACAAATGTTTACAGCGTCATTTCCCTGGACATGGTCCTGGAGGTGGGAAGTGATGATAAAAAGTCAATGCAGCTTCCGTCAATGAGCGAACATGACCAGCCTGAGAATCATTATCTCCAGAAGGAGTTTAAGGAGATTTTGGTTTCCGCCATAAATGATTTAAAAGAAAATGAACAAAAGGTTATCTCATTGTACTATATGGACGAATTAAATATGAGGGAGATTGCGCAGATCATGAACGTCAGTGAACCCAGAATCTCCCAAATTCATTCCAATGCGCTTCAAAAGCTCAGATTGAATCTGACTAATTTCATAAATGAGTAGCAAGAAGGGAGAAATGAAATGTTTCAAGGATTCTATAATCTGGCATCAGGAATGCTGTATCAGACCAGAAACTTAAATGTAATCGGAAACAATATGGTCAATAGTGCAACACCGGGGTATAAACCAGACCGCATGGTCAGCACTACGTTTCGGGAAGAAATGCTTTACCGGAGCGGAAACCGCGACAAAAGCAATCCTGTTCAGATTGGGTCCGTATCAATGATACGTGCTTCCAGAAGTACAGTGACCAGCTATAATCAGGGGGCGGTAGAGGAAACCGGAGGAAACCTGGATTTTGCTTTGACAAAGCCAGGATTCTTTGTCATTCAGGATTCTGCAGGAAATCAGGTTTATACAAGAAACGGTTCATTTACTACTGATGAAGATGGATATCTTTCTTTAGGTTCCCGGGGCAGGGTAATTGGAGAAGACGGAAATCCCATTGAACTTCCCTCAGATCATATTATGGTGGATCAGTCAGGCAATATTTATGAAATGCCTATAAAGGGACAGGGAACCGGAGAGGACGACGGGAATACGGAGGAACAGGAACCGGTTCTCTTGGGAAAACTCCGCGTTGTGGACTTTAATGATTACTCCCAGCTTGTAAAGGGAGACAATGGCGTTTTTACCACGACTGCTGCGGGTAATGGAGTGGATGGAGGAATCCAGTGGAAGTCACTGGAACGGTCCAATATTGATCCTATTGAAGAGATGACCCAAATGATCACCAGCCAAAGAGCGACTCAAAGTGCTGCCCAGGTACTTCGTATATATGACCAGCTTATGGGCAAGGTGGCCAGTGATATAGGCAGAATATAAGGGGGAAGAGCAGATGAACCAGTCTTTTTATATTGGAGCTTTGGGTGCCTTAAATCAGCAGACAAAGCTTAATGTGGTATCTAATAATATTGCTAATGTAAATACAACAGGCTTTAAACCTCAGTACAGTGTGTTTTCTGATCTGATTTATGCCCAGGCAAGAAGTACTCAGGGCGGCAATGCGGCTAAAATGGGCAGTGGAACCAGAGTAGACCTCGTCAAGTCAGATATGACTGATATGCCTTATCGGGAAACAGGGCTTGAGAACGACTACGCCATAGAGGGAGAAGGCTTTTTCATGTTAAAGGACCCGGTTACAGGGGCCATTACCTATTCCAGGGACGGACACTTTCAGCTTTCCATGATGGGAGATAATTATTATCTGGTGAATTCTTCAGGAAAGAGAGTCTTAAACATGGACCAGCAGGAAATTTCATATCCGGTCAAGCCGGCTGTTTATCCCGGACAAGAGGAGGAAATTGAGGAAGAGGAAGAAGAACTGGAAGAAGATGAGCATGATCCGAAAGCCATAGGTGTGTATACCTTTGCAAGGAGAGACGGTATTTCTAACATAGGAAATAACGAATACGCTGTAACGGAAAAAAACGGAGCTCCCATTCTGCTTGAAAAGGCAACGGTAGTCAAAGGTGCCGAGGAGGTGTCCGGCACGGATTTTGCCAAAGAAATGACCAGAATGATGGAGGCACAGAGAGCATATTCTTACTCTCTTAAAATGGTGCAGACCTCCGATGAAATTGAAACAACCATAAATACACTTCGGCAAGGCTGAGGATAGTTTATCAGGAAGGAGGGTAATATCATGAAGATAACACGTTACGATGAAATGAGTGGATTAGGGCTGGACTTAATCCGGGAGATAGGCAGTATAGGCACAGGAAATTCAGCCACAGCTCTTTCCTCCATGTTGGGAAAGGCTGTGCGCATGACTCTTCCGGATGTGCAGATTCTCGGTTATAATGATGCCATTAAATTTTTGGGAGACCCGGAAGAAATTGTGGCGGCTATATTGGTAAAGATGTCTGGAGAGATCAACGGCCTGATGCTGTTTGTCCTTAAGTTGGATTTTATCAACGAGGTTTTATCCAGTCTTATGCAGGAGGAAATTGAAGATTATTATCAGCTAAACGTTTTGGAAACCTCTGCACTGGAAGAGGTGGGAAATATTATCATATCTTCTTACGTCAATGCAATCTCCTCCCTCAGTGACGTTTCCATTAATTTGTCTGTTCCTGATATAGCAGTAAATATGCTGGGCGGAATTTTAAGCGTGCCTATGGTGGAATTTGGCTATCAGACGGATAAAATGATGATGATCAGCGGCCAGTTTATCATAGGTGGTAAGGTGCTCCACAGTGATCTTCTGATGATGCCGGAAATTCAGTCATTGAACTTTTTAATGGAAAAGCTGGGGATAATCAATGGATAAAAATCTGACGGTTGGAATCGCAGACATGAAGTTTGCCAGGCAGGAGGGAATTTTAATCACTTATGCCCTTGGTTCCTGCATTGGGATCAGTTTGTATGATCCAATGATCAAGTTAGGAGCTTTGGTACATATTATGCTTCCTGAGGTATTCGGTTCAGGTGATGGGAATATATTTAAATACGCAGATACCGGACTGGCTGAGACACTGCGTAAGATAGAAATCATGGGAGCCAGAAAGCCCAGATTGATTGCTAAGATTGCCGGAGGAGCCAAGATGTTTGAATTACAGGGAAAAAGTGCTCTTGGTAATATCGGCGCCCGTAATATTGTCAGCGTGAAGCAGATTCTTCGTTCAGAGGGAATCCGCCTTGTGGCTGAAGATGTGGGAGAAAATTACGCACGGACCATGACTTTTGATGTGAGTACAGGAGGCGTCAGAATCAGGACTTACGGTAGGGCGGAAATTGACTTGTAAACATTATGAACCGGAAGAAATATGCCGATATTTTATTAGGCAGATGTTTTTGCCGGATTATATTGAGATAAAGGAGAAGAAGTATGGCAGAAACAGAGATTTTGTTAGAGTCAGGAACCAATGAGATCGAAATAATGGAATTTACCATTTACGGTGAATTATATGGCATTAATGTAGCAAAAGTACGTGAAATCATGATGTCAGATAAAGTAAAGCCCATTCCTCATGCTCACCCTTCTGTGGAGGGAATATTTAAGCCCAGAGAAATCCTTCTCACTGTAATTGACCTTCCTTATTACCTGACAGGAAGAAAAACGGAGCAGCAGCCAAAAGATTTATTCATTATTACCAACTTTAACAAGCTGCATATTGCTTTCCGTGTTCACAGCGTGGTGGGAATAAGCCGCATTTCATGGGAGGATATACAGAAGCCGGACAATACCATCAGCCGGGGGGAGGAAGGAGTGGCAACAGGTATTGCCCAATGTGGCGGTGATCTGGTGACAATCCTGGATTTTGAAAAAATTGTAGCGGAAATTGCTCCGGAAACAGGGATCCAGCTGGAGGAGATTACCAGATTTGAAGACAGGGAAAAAAATGAAAGTCCAATCCTCATTGCAGAGGATTCCATTCTGTTGACCAGGATGATAGAAACCTCACTCAGGAAAGCAGGCTACAATAACCTGACTTTTAAGAATAACGGGCAGGAAGCGTGGGACTACCTAAATGAGATTCGTAACGATTCGGATCTTGATAAAAAGGTTAACCTGATTATTACAGACATCGAAATGCCGAAAATGGATGGCCACCATCTGACAAAGCTGATTAAGGAAAATATGGCCTTACAGCATATCCCGGTTATTATCTTTTCTTCCATGATCAATGATGAATTAATGATCAAAGGAAAACAGCTGGGTGCAGATGAGCAGTTGTCCAAACCGGAAATCGGACATCTGGTAGAAGTGATCGACCATTTGCTTCAAAGGAGGTAAAAGAATGGATAGATATGTCACCCGGCAGCCTATTAAGGCACTTGAGGAGGATAAGATCATCGGCTACGAGGTGCTGTTTCAAAAGGATTATGACGCCCTGTATAACAGTTCCGAC
The nucleotide sequence above comes from Lacrimispora sp. BS-2. Encoded proteins:
- a CDS encoding FliA/WhiG family RNA polymerase sigma factor, whose product is MEQDLSQYTNEDLLIKYKRTKDIRVKHELVMRYINMVRNISLQMRDVYLSFAQVEDIVNEGVLTIMSGIEKFDPELNVKFETYISKRIRGMVIDMARKQDWIPRSVRKNAKMMDNAVVELCNRLGRFPTSKETADYMDITMEKYQETLGKTNVYSVISLDMVLEVGSDDKKSMQLPSMSEHDQPENHYLQKEFKEILVSAINDLKENEQKVISLYYMDELNMREIAQIMNVSEPRISQIHSNALQKLRLNLTNFINE
- a CDS encoding flagellar hook-basal body protein, with the protein product MFQGFYNLASGMLYQTRNLNVIGNNMVNSATPGYKPDRMVSTTFREEMLYRSGNRDKSNPVQIGSVSMIRASRSTVTSYNQGAVEETGGNLDFALTKPGFFVIQDSAGNQVYTRNGSFTTDEDGYLSLGSRGRVIGEDGNPIELPSDHIMVDQSGNIYEMPIKGQGTGEDDGNTEEQEPVLLGKLRVVDFNDYSQLVKGDNGVFTTTAAGNGVDGGIQWKSLERSNIDPIEEMTQMITSQRATQSAAQVLRIYDQLMGKVASDIGRI
- a CDS encoding flagellar hook-basal body protein, with protein sequence MNQSFYIGALGALNQQTKLNVVSNNIANVNTTGFKPQYSVFSDLIYAQARSTQGGNAAKMGSGTRVDLVKSDMTDMPYRETGLENDYAIEGEGFFMLKDPVTGAITYSRDGHFQLSMMGDNYYLVNSSGKRVLNMDQQEISYPVKPAVYPGQEEEIEEEEEELEEDEHDPKAIGVYTFARRDGISNIGNNEYAVTEKNGAPILLEKATVVKGAEEVSGTDFAKEMTRMMEAQRAYSYSLKMVQTSDEIETTINTLRQG
- a CDS encoding chemotaxis protein CheC: MKITRYDEMSGLGLDLIREIGSIGTGNSATALSSMLGKAVRMTLPDVQILGYNDAIKFLGDPEEIVAAILVKMSGEINGLMLFVLKLDFINEVLSSLMQEEIEDYYQLNVLETSALEEVGNIIISSYVNAISSLSDVSINLSVPDIAVNMLGGILSVPMVEFGYQTDKMMMISGQFIIGGKVLHSDLLMMPEIQSLNFLMEKLGIING
- a CDS encoding chemotaxis protein CheD; amino-acid sequence: MDKNLTVGIADMKFARQEGILITYALGSCIGISLYDPMIKLGALVHIMLPEVFGSGDGNIFKYADTGLAETLRKIEIMGARKPRLIAKIAGGAKMFELQGKSALGNIGARNIVSVKQILRSEGIRLVAEDVGENYARTMTFDVSTGGVRIRTYGRAEIDL
- a CDS encoding chemotaxis protein, yielding MAETEILLESGTNEIEIMEFTIYGELYGINVAKVREIMMSDKVKPIPHAHPSVEGIFKPREILLTVIDLPYYLTGRKTEQQPKDLFIITNFNKLHIAFRVHSVVGISRISWEDIQKPDNTISRGEEGVATGIAQCGGDLVTILDFEKIVAEIAPETGIQLEEITRFEDREKNESPILIAEDSILLTRMIETSLRKAGYNNLTFKNNGQEAWDYLNEIRNDSDLDKKVNLIITDIEMPKMDGHHLTKLIKENMALQHIPVIIFSSMINDELMIKGKQLGADEQLSKPEIGHLVEVIDHLLQRR